A region from the Solibacillus sp. FSL H8-0523 genome encodes:
- the dapD gene encoding 2,3,4,5-tetrahydropyridine-2,6-dicarboxylate N-acetyltransferase: MEKLNAQQIIDFISQAKKVTPVKVYVKGPGVAYLSYGTDAKVFGDGNNAVVFGEWSQIEAALKEHGTQIEDYVVESDRRNSGVPLLDTKHINARIEPGAIIRDQVTIGEQAVIMMGAIINIGAEIGTKTMIDMGAVLGGRATVGANCHIGAGTVLAGVVEPPSALPVVVEDDVVIGANAVVLEGVRIGQGAVVAAGAIVIKDVEPYTVVAGVPAREIKKLDEKTKSKTEIIDSLRNL, encoded by the coding sequence ATGGAAAAATTAAATGCACAGCAAATTATTGATTTTATTTCACAGGCAAAAAAAGTTACACCGGTTAAAGTCTATGTAAAAGGACCTGGTGTTGCTTATTTATCATATGGAACAGATGCAAAAGTATTTGGAGATGGCAATAACGCCGTGGTTTTCGGTGAGTGGTCTCAAATTGAAGCAGCATTAAAGGAACACGGAACACAAATTGAGGATTATGTCGTAGAGAGCGATCGCCGTAACTCGGGCGTTCCACTGTTAGATACAAAACATATTAATGCGCGTATCGAACCAGGGGCGATTATTCGTGACCAAGTAACAATTGGCGAGCAAGCCGTTATTATGATGGGTGCGATTATTAATATTGGTGCAGAAATTGGCACGAAAACAATGATTGATATGGGTGCGGTACTAGGTGGGCGTGCAACAGTAGGAGCAAACTGTCATATTGGTGCAGGAACTGTGCTTGCAGGGGTTGTAGAACCACCAAGTGCATTACCTGTAGTTGTAGAAGATGATGTGGTCATTGGTGCGAATGCGGTTGTCTTAGAAGGGGTACGTATCGGGCAAGGGGCAGTTGTTGCAGCCGGTGCGATTGTGATTAAAGACGTAGAACCTTATACCGTGGTAGCCGGTGTACCTGCACGCGAAATTAAAAAGTTAGACGAGAAAACGAAGTCAAAAACAGAAATTATTGATTCATTACGTAACTTATAA
- a CDS encoding LysR family transcriptional regulator translates to MTATEAEIIKVLAEEKNMRKAAERLFLTQPALSQRLQSIEKEWGSQLFIRSQKGLTATPAGELVIQYANETIAKREEIFESIQALQSKVHGTLKIACASIVGQNWLPKVLKDFVTKYPDTKISLMTGWSSEIVKALYDGEAHIGIVRGQADWKGKKIHLFRDMMYLVDKEIQDMEDIITSDRPFIQFKSDSNYYQEIQQWWQRHFNYNPKHQIIVDQIETCKQMALNGIGYAILPSITLNGEENVNKIPLTNSESDYGLTRDTWLIGYESTFELRQVEAFVKVVQDRASCLYDYSNGQFK, encoded by the coding sequence ATGACGGCAACAGAAGCAGAAATCATCAAGGTGCTGGCAGAGGAAAAAAACATGCGTAAGGCAGCCGAGCGTTTATTTTTAACACAGCCAGCATTATCACAGCGTCTACAATCAATCGAAAAAGAATGGGGCTCGCAGTTATTTATTCGTTCGCAAAAAGGGTTAACTGCTACGCCAGCAGGAGAATTAGTCATTCAATATGCGAATGAAACAATCGCCAAACGTGAAGAGATTTTTGAATCGATTCAAGCATTGCAATCAAAGGTACACGGTACATTGAAAATTGCTTGTGCGTCCATCGTTGGTCAAAATTGGCTTCCAAAAGTGTTAAAGGATTTTGTGACTAAGTATCCGGATACGAAAATTTCACTCATGACGGGTTGGAGCTCTGAAATTGTGAAGGCTTTGTATGATGGAGAGGCGCATATTGGTATTGTACGTGGGCAGGCAGACTGGAAAGGGAAGAAAATTCACCTATTCCGTGACATGATGTATTTGGTTGATAAGGAAATTCAAGATATGGAAGATATCATTACATCAGATCGCCCCTTCATTCAATTTAAGAGTGACTCGAATTACTATCAAGAAATCCAGCAATGGTGGCAGCGTCATTTTAACTATAATCCAAAGCACCAAATTATCGTGGATCAAATCGAGACGTGTAAACAAATGGCATTGAACGGGATTGGCTATGCGATTTTACCGTCCATCACATTGAATGGGGAAGAAAACGTCAATAAAATTCCACTAACGAATTCCGAAAGTGACTACGGATTAACGCGTGATACGTGGTTAATTGGTTATGAATCAACATTTGAACTGCGCCAAGTGGAAGCCTTTGTAAAGGTTGTACAGGACCGCGCGAGTTGCCTATACGATTATTCCAATGGACAATTTAAATAA
- a CDS encoding N-acetyldiaminopimelate deacetylase, protein MKNLIEVRRDLHKIPEIGFEEVKTQRYLLTYLTQLPQAYLQVVTWKTGIVVKIQGSNPTKCIGWRTDIDALPVFEETALDFRSEHEGFMHACGHDCHMAIALGLVTAFAKSRPAQDVVVYFQPAEEGPGGAEPMLEWLRSEQPQLVADEIYALHIAPEYPVGTVATKPGLLFANTSELFIDLKGVGGHAAFPHKTRDMTVAAANLIVQLQTIISRNVNPMDSAVITIGKMTSGTVQNVIAENARLEGTIRTLSAEAMTEVKRRIEAICAGIEAAFECSVSIDYGSMYYEVNNDERCANALLEFAREFDGAVSYECPAAMTGEDFGYFIKEIPGAMFWAGANCEYGLHHAKLAPDEALIPFNQQFVEQFIRSL, encoded by the coding sequence ATGAAAAATCTCATTGAAGTGCGACGGGATTTACACAAAATTCCTGAAATTGGCTTCGAGGAAGTTAAAACGCAGCGCTATTTATTAACATACCTTACACAATTACCACAGGCTTATTTGCAGGTAGTGACGTGGAAAACGGGTATTGTTGTAAAAATTCAAGGCTCTAACCCAACGAAATGTATCGGTTGGCGCACGGATATTGACGCGCTGCCGGTTTTTGAAGAAACCGCTCTGGATTTTCGTTCCGAGCACGAGGGCTTTATGCATGCGTGTGGTCATGATTGTCATATGGCAATCGCCCTTGGTTTAGTCACAGCATTTGCCAAGAGTCGTCCAGCGCAAGATGTGGTCGTGTATTTCCAGCCGGCTGAAGAAGGTCCAGGTGGTGCGGAACCAATGCTTGAATGGCTACGCAGTGAGCAGCCACAGCTTGTGGCAGATGAAATTTATGCACTACATATTGCTCCTGAATATCCTGTTGGCACGGTGGCGACAAAACCTGGGCTACTCTTTGCGAATACATCGGAGCTATTTATTGATTTAAAAGGTGTTGGTGGGCATGCGGCATTCCCGCATAAAACGCGCGACATGACCGTAGCGGCGGCGAATTTAATCGTCCAGCTGCAAACAATCATTAGCCGAAACGTCAACCCAATGGATAGCGCGGTTATTACGATTGGCAAAATGACTTCGGGTACGGTACAAAATGTCATTGCTGAAAATGCACGTTTAGAAGGCACGATCCGTACGTTAAGTGCAGAAGCGATGACAGAGGTGAAACGTCGAATTGAAGCAATTTGTGCGGGCATTGAAGCCGCATTTGAATGTAGTGTCAGCATTGATTATGGCTCAATGTATTATGAAGTGAATAATGATGAGCGTTGCGCAAACGCGCTCTTAGAATTTGCGCGTGAATTTGACGGTGCGGTGAGCTATGAGTGTCCCGCTGCAATGACCGGTGAGGATTTTGGCTATTTCATTAAGGAGATTCCAGGTGCAATGTTTTGGGCAGGTGCCAACTGTGAATATGGTTTACATCATGCAAAATTAGCACCAGATGAAGCGCTCATTCCGTTTAATCAACAATTTGTGGAACAGTTTATTCGTTCTTTATAA